A DNA window from Sphingopyxis macrogoltabida contains the following coding sequences:
- a CDS encoding CcdB family protein, protein MPQFDVHRSRAGTELLLDCQSDLLGHFETRFVIPLVPTQTAQKLTRLHPVFEIEGRHHIMATQLASAVDTRELGQRVASLAESRYDILNAVDMLLTGV, encoded by the coding sequence ATGCCGCAATTCGACGTTCACCGCAGCCGCGCCGGAACCGAATTGCTGCTCGATTGCCAGAGCGACCTGCTGGGGCATTTCGAGACGCGCTTCGTCATTCCGCTGGTTCCGACGCAGACGGCGCAGAAGCTGACGCGCCTGCATCCGGTTTTCGAGATTGAAGGCCGGCACCATATCATGGCGACGCAGCTCGCATCGGCGGTCGATACCCGCGAATTGGGCCAACGCGTCGCTTCGCTGGCCGAATCGCGCTACGATATATTGAATGC
- a CDS encoding type II toxin-antitoxin system CcdA family antitoxin, giving the protein MNRPSRFEGPKKATNVSLSADLVEEAKRLGINVSEACQGGLAAEVKKLRAAAWQEENRAAIESWNAYTREHGLPLAKYRLF; this is encoded by the coding sequence ATGAACCGCCCGTCGCGATTCGAAGGCCCCAAGAAAGCGACCAATGTGTCGCTGAGCGCCGATCTGGTCGAAGAAGCCAAGCGTCTCGGCATCAACGTCAGCGAAGCCTGTCAGGGCGGGCTGGCGGCCGAGGTCAAGAAGCTGCGTGCGGCGGCGTGGCAGGAAGAAAATCGCGCCGCGATCGAAAGCTGGAACGCCTATACGCGCGAGCATGGCCTGCCGCTCGCCAAATACCGGCTGTTCTGA